A region of Plutella xylostella chromosome 29, ilPluXylo3.1, whole genome shotgun sequence DNA encodes the following proteins:
- the LOC105393798 gene encoding protein phosphatase 1 regulatory subunit 16A isoform X2 → MEHSDLVLEMAQVEHLTTQERLHLARRRRMQQLKLWQQREKEWARSRGKKEKSTKRNIYFDDSVMLLEAAARSDIEEVRRLLARGVTPDATNEDGLTALHQCCIDNNEAMMRLLLQHGADVNAEDSERWTPLHAAATCGNLALVRILIQRGANLLAVNGDGNMPYDICEEERTLDAIESEMAARGVTQRLIDDTRAATEMKMLTDVMELYKEGADLDEPRDNQGATLLHIASANGYIKVVEFLLENRAATDVVDHDMWQPVHAAACWGHLEVLELLVQYGADLNVRNKHDETPADICEEGEMRARILRLAAEQEESRRRAAAAAARHSGGERLRGARRSSSTASSSRVRSVRRTSLREKQLAAKADARGEARLRETFDTVLDDDLQGLSNGVENDQNSLNLLHEPRLSASTASTHSHDSDYAVPKHNNYPDEHYYKNNNPLFGVNAASHYAPAPISDATETKHYEKQIPNGVRKAPEGQDNEAYAIEEVDGRKELVVSPNQMALTDGGTATYTTDNNGTLADLKKQRSQIRTNGSPVESSVTSTNGNSINSIPENLPEAMPVQQNPLTLSPSSGTVPRFSGHTSDVVGDTRSRRCCIVM, encoded by the exons ATGGAGCACTCGGACCTGGTGCTGGAGATGGCGCAGGTGGAGCACCTCACCACGCAGGAGCGCCTCCACCTCGCACGAAG ACGGCGCATGCAACAGCTGAAGCTATGGCAGCAGCGGGAGAAAGAGTGGGCGCGCTCCCGGGGCAAGAAGGAGAAGAGCACCAAGCGGAACATCTACTTCGACGACAGCGTGATGCTGTTGGAGGCCGCCGCCAGGAGTGATATTGAAGAAG TCCGCCGCCTCCTAGCGCGCGGGGTCACTCCCGACGCGACCAACGAGGACGGTCTCACAGCACTACACCAGTGCTGCATCGACAACAACGAGGCCATGATGCGGCTGCTGCTGCAGCACGGGGCCGACGTGAACGCGGAGGACAGCGAGCGCTGGACGCCGCTGCACGCCGCCGCCACGTGCGGCAACCTCGCGCTGGTGCGGATACTCATACAGAGAG GTGCGAACCTATTAGCGGTAAACGGAGACGGAAACATGCCATACGATATATGCGAGGAGGAGAGAACGCTAGACGCGATCGAGAGTGAAATGGCGGCCAGGGGTGTCACGCAGCGACTCATCGACGACACTAGGGCTGCCACCGAGATGAAGATGTTGACGGATGTCATGGAATTGTACAAAGAAGGTGCTGATTTAGACGAGCCGAGAGATAATCAAGGTGCTACGCTG CTACACATAGCGTCAGCGAACGGCTACATCAAAGTAGTGGAGTTCTTACTAGAGAACCGCGCGGCGACCGACGTGGTGGACCACGACATGTGGCAGCCCGTGCACGCCGCCGCCTGCTGGGGACAC ttGGAGGTGTTAGAACTGTTAGTACAATACGGTGCGGATCTCAACGTGAGAAATAAACACGACGAAACGCCCGCCG ACATCTGCGAGGAAGGCGAGATGCGCGCGCGCATCCTGCGCCTGGCAGCCGAGCAGGAGGAgtcgcggcggcgcgcggcggcggcggcggcgagacACTCGGGCGGGGAGCGGCTGCGCGGCGCGCGCCGGTCGAGCTCCACTGCTAGTAGCAGCCG GGTCCGCTCGGTGCGGCGCACGTCACTGCGTGAGAAGCAGCTGGCAGCCAAGGCGGATGCTCGTGGAGAGGCGAGACTCAGGGAGACCTTCGACACTGTGCTGGACGACGATCTGCAG GGCCTCTCCAACGGCGTGGAAAACGACCAGAACAGCCTGAATCTGCTGCACGAGCCGCGCCTGTCCGCCTCCACCGCGTCCACCCACAGCCACGACTCCGACTACGCTGTGCCCAAACACAACAACTACCCAGACGAACACTACTACAAGAACAATAACCCTCTATTTGGAGTCAACGCCGCTTCACACTACGCGCCAGCTCCTATAAGCGACGCCACAGAAACAAAACACTACGAGAAACAAATACCGAACGGCGTCCGCAAAGCTCCAGAGGGACAAGACAACGAGGCCTACGCCATCGAAGAAGTAGACGGTAGGAAAGAACTGGTGGTCAGCCCGAACCAAATGGCGCTCACAGACGGAGGCACGGCCACCTACACGACCGACAATAATG GCACACTGGCAGACCTGAAAAAGCAGCGTTCTCAAATCCGCACCAACGGAAGCCCCGTCGAGAGCAGCGTGACTTCCACCAACGGGAACAGCATCAACTCCATCCCTGAGAATCTTCCAGAAGCGATGCCCGTGCAGCAGAACCCGTTGACCCTATCGCCGAGTAGTGGAACCGTGCCGCGGTTCTCGGGACATACCAGTGACGTGGTTGGAGACACTAGGTCTAGGCGGTGCTGTATTGTTATGTGA
- the LOC105393798 gene encoding protein phosphatase 1 regulatory subunit 16A isoform X5 — translation MEHSDLVLEMAQVEHLTTQERLHLARRRRMQQLKLWQQREKEWARSRGKKEKSTKRNIYFDDSVMLLEAAARSDIEEVRRLLARGVTPDATNEDGLTALHQCCIDNNEAMMRLLLQHGADVNAEDSERWTPLHAAATCGNLALVRILIQRGANLLAVNGDGNMPYDICEEERTLDAIESEMAARGVTQRLIDDTRAATEMKMLTDVMELYKEGADLDEPRDNQGATLLHIASANGYIKVVEFLLENRAATDVVDHDMWQPVHAAACWGHLEVLELLVQYGADLNVRNKHDETPADICEEGEMRARILRLAAEQEESRRRAAAAAARHSGGERLRGARRSSSTASSSRVRSVRRTSLREKQLAAKADARGEARLRETFDTVLDDDLQGLSNGVENDQNSLNLLHEPRLSASTASTHSHDSDYAVPKHNNYPDEHYYKNNNPLFGVNAASHYAPAPISDATETKHYEKQIPNGVRKAPEGQDNEAYAIEEVDGTLADLKKQRSQIRTNGSPVESSVTSTNGNSINSIPENLPEAMPVQQNPLTLSPSSGTVPRFSGHTSDVVGDTRSRRCCIVM, via the exons ATGGAGCACTCGGACCTGGTGCTGGAGATGGCGCAGGTGGAGCACCTCACCACGCAGGAGCGCCTCCACCTCGCACGAAG ACGGCGCATGCAACAGCTGAAGCTATGGCAGCAGCGGGAGAAAGAGTGGGCGCGCTCCCGGGGCAAGAAGGAGAAGAGCACCAAGCGGAACATCTACTTCGACGACAGCGTGATGCTGTTGGAGGCCGCCGCCAGGAGTGATATTGAAGAAG TCCGCCGCCTCCTAGCGCGCGGGGTCACTCCCGACGCGACCAACGAGGACGGTCTCACAGCACTACACCAGTGCTGCATCGACAACAACGAGGCCATGATGCGGCTGCTGCTGCAGCACGGGGCCGACGTGAACGCGGAGGACAGCGAGCGCTGGACGCCGCTGCACGCCGCCGCCACGTGCGGCAACCTCGCGCTGGTGCGGATACTCATACAGAGAG GTGCGAACCTATTAGCGGTAAACGGAGACGGAAACATGCCATACGATATATGCGAGGAGGAGAGAACGCTAGACGCGATCGAGAGTGAAATGGCGGCCAGGGGTGTCACGCAGCGACTCATCGACGACACTAGGGCTGCCACCGAGATGAAGATGTTGACGGATGTCATGGAATTGTACAAAGAAGGTGCTGATTTAGACGAGCCGAGAGATAATCAAGGTGCTACGCTG CTACACATAGCGTCAGCGAACGGCTACATCAAAGTAGTGGAGTTCTTACTAGAGAACCGCGCGGCGACCGACGTGGTGGACCACGACATGTGGCAGCCCGTGCACGCCGCCGCCTGCTGGGGACAC ttGGAGGTGTTAGAACTGTTAGTACAATACGGTGCGGATCTCAACGTGAGAAATAAACACGACGAAACGCCCGCCG ACATCTGCGAGGAAGGCGAGATGCGCGCGCGCATCCTGCGCCTGGCAGCCGAGCAGGAGGAgtcgcggcggcgcgcggcggcggcggcggcgagacACTCGGGCGGGGAGCGGCTGCGCGGCGCGCGCCGGTCGAGCTCCACTGCTAGTAGCAGCCG GGTCCGCTCGGTGCGGCGCACGTCACTGCGTGAGAAGCAGCTGGCAGCCAAGGCGGATGCTCGTGGAGAGGCGAGACTCAGGGAGACCTTCGACACTGTGCTGGACGACGATCTGCAG GGCCTCTCCAACGGCGTGGAAAACGACCAGAACAGCCTGAATCTGCTGCACGAGCCGCGCCTGTCCGCCTCCACCGCGTCCACCCACAGCCACGACTCCGACTACGCTGTGCCCAAACACAACAACTACCCAGACGAACACTACTACAAGAACAATAACCCTCTATTTGGAGTCAACGCCGCTTCACACTACGCGCCAGCTCCTATAAGCGACGCCACAGAAACAAAACACTACGAGAAACAAATACCGAACGGCGTCCGCAAAGCTCCAGAGGGACAAGACAACGAGGCCTACGCCATCGAAGAAGTAGACG GCACACTGGCAGACCTGAAAAAGCAGCGTTCTCAAATCCGCACCAACGGAAGCCCCGTCGAGAGCAGCGTGACTTCCACCAACGGGAACAGCATCAACTCCATCCCTGAGAATCTTCCAGAAGCGATGCCCGTGCAGCAGAACCCGTTGACCCTATCGCCGAGTAGTGGAACCGTGCCGCGGTTCTCGGGACATACCAGTGACGTGGTTGGAGACACTAGGTCTAGGCGGTGCTGTATTGTTATGTGA
- the LOC105393798 gene encoding protein phosphatase 1 regulatory subunit 16A isoform X1, which yields MEHSDLVLEMAQVEHLTTQERLHLARRRRMQQLKLWQQREKEWARSRGKKEKSTKRNIYFDDSVMLLEAAARSDIEEVRRLLARGVTPDATNEDGLTALHQCCIDNNEAMMRLLLQHGADVNAEDSERWTPLHAAATCGNLALVRILIQRGANLLAVNGDGNMPYDICEEERTLDAIESEMAARGVTQRLIDDTRAATEMKMLTDVMELYKEGADLDEPRDNQGATLLHIASANGYIKVVEFLLENRAATDVVDHDMWQPVHAAACWGHLEVLELLVQYGADLNVRNKHDETPADICEEGEMRARILRLAAEQEESRRRAAAAAARHSGGERLRGARRSSSTASSSRVRSVRRTSLREKQLAAKADARGEARLRETFDTVLDDDLQGLSNGVENDQNSLNLLHEPRLSASTASTHSHDSDYAVPKHNNYPDEHYYKNNNPLFGVNAASHYAPAPISDATETKHYEKQIPNGVRKAPEGQDNEAYAIEEVDGRKELVVSPNQMALTDGGTATYTTDNNGKINVHVTVMINAGTLADLKKQRSQIRTNGSPVESSVTSTNGNSINSIPENLPEAMPVQQNPLTLSPSSGTVPRFSGHTSDVVGDTRSRRCCIVM from the exons ATGGAGCACTCGGACCTGGTGCTGGAGATGGCGCAGGTGGAGCACCTCACCACGCAGGAGCGCCTCCACCTCGCACGAAG ACGGCGCATGCAACAGCTGAAGCTATGGCAGCAGCGGGAGAAAGAGTGGGCGCGCTCCCGGGGCAAGAAGGAGAAGAGCACCAAGCGGAACATCTACTTCGACGACAGCGTGATGCTGTTGGAGGCCGCCGCCAGGAGTGATATTGAAGAAG TCCGCCGCCTCCTAGCGCGCGGGGTCACTCCCGACGCGACCAACGAGGACGGTCTCACAGCACTACACCAGTGCTGCATCGACAACAACGAGGCCATGATGCGGCTGCTGCTGCAGCACGGGGCCGACGTGAACGCGGAGGACAGCGAGCGCTGGACGCCGCTGCACGCCGCCGCCACGTGCGGCAACCTCGCGCTGGTGCGGATACTCATACAGAGAG GTGCGAACCTATTAGCGGTAAACGGAGACGGAAACATGCCATACGATATATGCGAGGAGGAGAGAACGCTAGACGCGATCGAGAGTGAAATGGCGGCCAGGGGTGTCACGCAGCGACTCATCGACGACACTAGGGCTGCCACCGAGATGAAGATGTTGACGGATGTCATGGAATTGTACAAAGAAGGTGCTGATTTAGACGAGCCGAGAGATAATCAAGGTGCTACGCTG CTACACATAGCGTCAGCGAACGGCTACATCAAAGTAGTGGAGTTCTTACTAGAGAACCGCGCGGCGACCGACGTGGTGGACCACGACATGTGGCAGCCCGTGCACGCCGCCGCCTGCTGGGGACAC ttGGAGGTGTTAGAACTGTTAGTACAATACGGTGCGGATCTCAACGTGAGAAATAAACACGACGAAACGCCCGCCG ACATCTGCGAGGAAGGCGAGATGCGCGCGCGCATCCTGCGCCTGGCAGCCGAGCAGGAGGAgtcgcggcggcgcgcggcggcggcggcggcgagacACTCGGGCGGGGAGCGGCTGCGCGGCGCGCGCCGGTCGAGCTCCACTGCTAGTAGCAGCCG GGTCCGCTCGGTGCGGCGCACGTCACTGCGTGAGAAGCAGCTGGCAGCCAAGGCGGATGCTCGTGGAGAGGCGAGACTCAGGGAGACCTTCGACACTGTGCTGGACGACGATCTGCAG GGCCTCTCCAACGGCGTGGAAAACGACCAGAACAGCCTGAATCTGCTGCACGAGCCGCGCCTGTCCGCCTCCACCGCGTCCACCCACAGCCACGACTCCGACTACGCTGTGCCCAAACACAACAACTACCCAGACGAACACTACTACAAGAACAATAACCCTCTATTTGGAGTCAACGCCGCTTCACACTACGCGCCAGCTCCTATAAGCGACGCCACAGAAACAAAACACTACGAGAAACAAATACCGAACGGCGTCCGCAAAGCTCCAGAGGGACAAGACAACGAGGCCTACGCCATCGAAGAAGTAGACGGTAGGAAAGAACTGGTGGTCAGCCCGAACCAAATGGCGCTCACAGACGGAGGCACGGCCACCTACACGACCGACAATAATGGTAAAATCAATGTTCATGTCACCGTCATGATTAACGCAG GCACACTGGCAGACCTGAAAAAGCAGCGTTCTCAAATCCGCACCAACGGAAGCCCCGTCGAGAGCAGCGTGACTTCCACCAACGGGAACAGCATCAACTCCATCCCTGAGAATCTTCCAGAAGCGATGCCCGTGCAGCAGAACCCGTTGACCCTATCGCCGAGTAGTGGAACCGTGCCGCGGTTCTCGGGACATACCAGTGACGTGGTTGGAGACACTAGGTCTAGGCGGTGCTGTATTGTTATGTGA
- the LOC105393798 gene encoding protein phosphatase 1 regulatory subunit 16A isoform X3: MAKHVQYKRRRMQQLKLWQQREKEWARSRGKKEKSTKRNIYFDDSVMLLEAAARSDIEEVRRLLARGVTPDATNEDGLTALHQCCIDNNEAMMRLLLQHGADVNAEDSERWTPLHAAATCGNLALVRILIQRGANLLAVNGDGNMPYDICEEERTLDAIESEMAARGVTQRLIDDTRAATEMKMLTDVMELYKEGADLDEPRDNQGATLLHIASANGYIKVVEFLLENRAATDVVDHDMWQPVHAAACWGHLEVLELLVQYGADLNVRNKHDETPADICEEGEMRARILRLAAEQEESRRRAAAAAARHSGGERLRGARRSSSTASSSRVRSVRRTSLREKQLAAKADARGEARLRETFDTVLDDDLQGLSNGVENDQNSLNLLHEPRLSASTASTHSHDSDYAVPKHNNYPDEHYYKNNNPLFGVNAASHYAPAPISDATETKHYEKQIPNGVRKAPEGQDNEAYAIEEVDGRKELVVSPNQMALTDGGTATYTTDNNGKINVHVTVMINAGTLADLKKQRSQIRTNGSPVESSVTSTNGNSINSIPENLPEAMPVQQNPLTLSPSSGTVPRFSGHTSDVVGDTRSRRCCIVM, from the exons ATGGCAAAGCATGTGCAGTATAAACG ACGGCGCATGCAACAGCTGAAGCTATGGCAGCAGCGGGAGAAAGAGTGGGCGCGCTCCCGGGGCAAGAAGGAGAAGAGCACCAAGCGGAACATCTACTTCGACGACAGCGTGATGCTGTTGGAGGCCGCCGCCAGGAGTGATATTGAAGAAG TCCGCCGCCTCCTAGCGCGCGGGGTCACTCCCGACGCGACCAACGAGGACGGTCTCACAGCACTACACCAGTGCTGCATCGACAACAACGAGGCCATGATGCGGCTGCTGCTGCAGCACGGGGCCGACGTGAACGCGGAGGACAGCGAGCGCTGGACGCCGCTGCACGCCGCCGCCACGTGCGGCAACCTCGCGCTGGTGCGGATACTCATACAGAGAG GTGCGAACCTATTAGCGGTAAACGGAGACGGAAACATGCCATACGATATATGCGAGGAGGAGAGAACGCTAGACGCGATCGAGAGTGAAATGGCGGCCAGGGGTGTCACGCAGCGACTCATCGACGACACTAGGGCTGCCACCGAGATGAAGATGTTGACGGATGTCATGGAATTGTACAAAGAAGGTGCTGATTTAGACGAGCCGAGAGATAATCAAGGTGCTACGCTG CTACACATAGCGTCAGCGAACGGCTACATCAAAGTAGTGGAGTTCTTACTAGAGAACCGCGCGGCGACCGACGTGGTGGACCACGACATGTGGCAGCCCGTGCACGCCGCCGCCTGCTGGGGACAC ttGGAGGTGTTAGAACTGTTAGTACAATACGGTGCGGATCTCAACGTGAGAAATAAACACGACGAAACGCCCGCCG ACATCTGCGAGGAAGGCGAGATGCGCGCGCGCATCCTGCGCCTGGCAGCCGAGCAGGAGGAgtcgcggcggcgcgcggcggcggcggcggcgagacACTCGGGCGGGGAGCGGCTGCGCGGCGCGCGCCGGTCGAGCTCCACTGCTAGTAGCAGCCG GGTCCGCTCGGTGCGGCGCACGTCACTGCGTGAGAAGCAGCTGGCAGCCAAGGCGGATGCTCGTGGAGAGGCGAGACTCAGGGAGACCTTCGACACTGTGCTGGACGACGATCTGCAG GGCCTCTCCAACGGCGTGGAAAACGACCAGAACAGCCTGAATCTGCTGCACGAGCCGCGCCTGTCCGCCTCCACCGCGTCCACCCACAGCCACGACTCCGACTACGCTGTGCCCAAACACAACAACTACCCAGACGAACACTACTACAAGAACAATAACCCTCTATTTGGAGTCAACGCCGCTTCACACTACGCGCCAGCTCCTATAAGCGACGCCACAGAAACAAAACACTACGAGAAACAAATACCGAACGGCGTCCGCAAAGCTCCAGAGGGACAAGACAACGAGGCCTACGCCATCGAAGAAGTAGACGGTAGGAAAGAACTGGTGGTCAGCCCGAACCAAATGGCGCTCACAGACGGAGGCACGGCCACCTACACGACCGACAATAATGGTAAAATCAATGTTCATGTCACCGTCATGATTAACGCAG GCACACTGGCAGACCTGAAAAAGCAGCGTTCTCAAATCCGCACCAACGGAAGCCCCGTCGAGAGCAGCGTGACTTCCACCAACGGGAACAGCATCAACTCCATCCCTGAGAATCTTCCAGAAGCGATGCCCGTGCAGCAGAACCCGTTGACCCTATCGCCGAGTAGTGGAACCGTGCCGCGGTTCTCGGGACATACCAGTGACGTGGTTGGAGACACTAGGTCTAGGCGGTGCTGTATTGTTATGTGA
- the LOC105393798 gene encoding protein phosphatase 1 regulatory subunit 16A isoform X4, which translates to MAVAERRRMQQLKLWQQREKEWARSRGKKEKSTKRNIYFDDSVMLLEAAARSDIEEVRRLLARGVTPDATNEDGLTALHQCCIDNNEAMMRLLLQHGADVNAEDSERWTPLHAAATCGNLALVRILIQRGANLLAVNGDGNMPYDICEEERTLDAIESEMAARGVTQRLIDDTRAATEMKMLTDVMELYKEGADLDEPRDNQGATLLHIASANGYIKVVEFLLENRAATDVVDHDMWQPVHAAACWGHLEVLELLVQYGADLNVRNKHDETPADICEEGEMRARILRLAAEQEESRRRAAAAAARHSGGERLRGARRSSSTASSSRVRSVRRTSLREKQLAAKADARGEARLRETFDTVLDDDLQGLSNGVENDQNSLNLLHEPRLSASTASTHSHDSDYAVPKHNNYPDEHYYKNNNPLFGVNAASHYAPAPISDATETKHYEKQIPNGVRKAPEGQDNEAYAIEEVDGRKELVVSPNQMALTDGGTATYTTDNNGKINVHVTVMINAGTLADLKKQRSQIRTNGSPVESSVTSTNGNSINSIPENLPEAMPVQQNPLTLSPSSGTVPRFSGHTSDVVGDTRSRRCCIVM; encoded by the exons ATGGCAGTGGCAGAAAG ACGGCGCATGCAACAGCTGAAGCTATGGCAGCAGCGGGAGAAAGAGTGGGCGCGCTCCCGGGGCAAGAAGGAGAAGAGCACCAAGCGGAACATCTACTTCGACGACAGCGTGATGCTGTTGGAGGCCGCCGCCAGGAGTGATATTGAAGAAG TCCGCCGCCTCCTAGCGCGCGGGGTCACTCCCGACGCGACCAACGAGGACGGTCTCACAGCACTACACCAGTGCTGCATCGACAACAACGAGGCCATGATGCGGCTGCTGCTGCAGCACGGGGCCGACGTGAACGCGGAGGACAGCGAGCGCTGGACGCCGCTGCACGCCGCCGCCACGTGCGGCAACCTCGCGCTGGTGCGGATACTCATACAGAGAG GTGCGAACCTATTAGCGGTAAACGGAGACGGAAACATGCCATACGATATATGCGAGGAGGAGAGAACGCTAGACGCGATCGAGAGTGAAATGGCGGCCAGGGGTGTCACGCAGCGACTCATCGACGACACTAGGGCTGCCACCGAGATGAAGATGTTGACGGATGTCATGGAATTGTACAAAGAAGGTGCTGATTTAGACGAGCCGAGAGATAATCAAGGTGCTACGCTG CTACACATAGCGTCAGCGAACGGCTACATCAAAGTAGTGGAGTTCTTACTAGAGAACCGCGCGGCGACCGACGTGGTGGACCACGACATGTGGCAGCCCGTGCACGCCGCCGCCTGCTGGGGACAC ttGGAGGTGTTAGAACTGTTAGTACAATACGGTGCGGATCTCAACGTGAGAAATAAACACGACGAAACGCCCGCCG ACATCTGCGAGGAAGGCGAGATGCGCGCGCGCATCCTGCGCCTGGCAGCCGAGCAGGAGGAgtcgcggcggcgcgcggcggcggcggcggcgagacACTCGGGCGGGGAGCGGCTGCGCGGCGCGCGCCGGTCGAGCTCCACTGCTAGTAGCAGCCG GGTCCGCTCGGTGCGGCGCACGTCACTGCGTGAGAAGCAGCTGGCAGCCAAGGCGGATGCTCGTGGAGAGGCGAGACTCAGGGAGACCTTCGACACTGTGCTGGACGACGATCTGCAG GGCCTCTCCAACGGCGTGGAAAACGACCAGAACAGCCTGAATCTGCTGCACGAGCCGCGCCTGTCCGCCTCCACCGCGTCCACCCACAGCCACGACTCCGACTACGCTGTGCCCAAACACAACAACTACCCAGACGAACACTACTACAAGAACAATAACCCTCTATTTGGAGTCAACGCCGCTTCACACTACGCGCCAGCTCCTATAAGCGACGCCACAGAAACAAAACACTACGAGAAACAAATACCGAACGGCGTCCGCAAAGCTCCAGAGGGACAAGACAACGAGGCCTACGCCATCGAAGAAGTAGACGGTAGGAAAGAACTGGTGGTCAGCCCGAACCAAATGGCGCTCACAGACGGAGGCACGGCCACCTACACGACCGACAATAATGGTAAAATCAATGTTCATGTCACCGTCATGATTAACGCAG GCACACTGGCAGACCTGAAAAAGCAGCGTTCTCAAATCCGCACCAACGGAAGCCCCGTCGAGAGCAGCGTGACTTCCACCAACGGGAACAGCATCAACTCCATCCCTGAGAATCTTCCAGAAGCGATGCCCGTGCAGCAGAACCCGTTGACCCTATCGCCGAGTAGTGGAACCGTGCCGCGGTTCTCGGGACATACCAGTGACGTGGTTGGAGACACTAGGTCTAGGCGGTGCTGTATTGTTATGTGA